In Corythoichthys intestinalis isolate RoL2023-P3 chromosome 4, ASM3026506v1, whole genome shotgun sequence, a genomic segment contains:
- the LOC130915269 gene encoding akirin-1-like has protein sequence MACGATLKRSMEFEALLSPQSPKRRRCNPLPGTPGTPSPQRCNNLRAAVDGSTLSMSPQSVAGENRLTPEQIFQNLRQEYSRIQRRRQLEGAFNQTENCGPSDVASPSTSLHAPSSPPGASRRDQPSFTLKQVSYLCERLLKDHEEKIREEYEHILNIKLSEQYESFVKFTQDQIMRRYGARPASYVS, from the exons ATGGCCTGTGGGGCTACGCTAAAGCGCTCGATGGAGTTCGAGGCCCTCCTGAGTCCCCAATCTCCCAAGCGGAGACGGTGCAACCCCCTACCGGGGACTCCCGGCACTCCGTCCCCGCAAAGATGCAACAACCTGCGCGCCGCCGTCGACGGCTCGACGCTCTCCATGTCGCCGCAGAGTGTGGCGGGCGAGAACAGACTCACACCAG AGCAAATCTTTCAAAACCTGCGCCAAGAGTACAGCAGGATCCAGAGGAGGCGGCAGTTGGAGGGGGCCTTCAACCAAACTGAGAACTGCGGACCCTCTGATGTCGCCAGCCCATCTACATCCTTGCACGCCCCCAGCTCCCCACCAG GCGCCTCAAGACGGGACCAGCCTTCGTTCACGCTGAAGCAGGTGAGCTACCTGTGCGAGCGTCTGCTCAAAGACCACGAGGAGAAGATCCGCGAGGAGTACGAACACATCCTCAACATCAAACTCTCAG AACAATATGAATCATTTGTGAAATTCACACAAGATCAGATCATGCGAAGATACGGTGCCCGGCCTGCTAGTT ACGTCTCCTGA
- the LOC130915398 gene encoding cannabinoid receptor 2-like → MAEWEVPASLGPADGEENASSPIVNRSCEHLECYMVLTTAEKTAIGSICFLAGPVTLLENALILGLIAATASLRQRPSYLFIGNLALADVFASCFFTTSFLDFHLFQRSDGPIAYLFKLGGVTMAFTNSVGSLLLTALDRYLCIHRPSSYKTLLTRRRALLGLLVLWSATVFISFLPLMGWTCHSGLGSPCSRLFPYISRGYLACWTSFILVLLALILGAYVLILWKAHRHEASMCVLQGSTGAGHARMRMDIRLARTFGLILLTLVGCWLPALSFMLADVAVVLSLAQQRAFAFCSTLCLLNSAVNPLLYAMRCRELRLALLHQLKVLSQAARCKKTTTGDSDARPPSREKCTMVEMPKSSQFCSVLEQ, encoded by the coding sequence TCAACAGATCCTGCGAGCACTTGGAATGCTACATGGTCCTGACCACCGCGGAGAAGACAGCTATCGGCTCAATCTGTTTCCTGGCTGGTCCCGTCACATTGTTGGAGAACGCCCTCATTCTGGGCTTGATTGCGGCCACTGCGTCCTTGCGCCAGCGTCCCTCTTATCTCTTCATCGGCAACCTGGCGCTGGCAGACGTCTTTGCTAGCTGTTTCTTCACCACCAGTTTCCTGGATTTCCACCTGTTCCAGCGAAGTGACGGTCCGATCGCCTATCTCTTCAAGCTGGGTGGCGTCACCATGGCATTCACCAACTCAGTGGGAAGCCTGCTGCTGACCGCCCTGGATCGCTACTTGTGTATCCACCGTCCGTCCAGCTACAAGACGTTGCTGACCCGCCGCCGAGCTCTCCTGGGGCTACTCGTCCTCTGGAGCGCTACTGTTTTCATCTCCTTTTTACCGCTGATGGGCTGGACGTGCCATTCTGGGTTGGGTTCTCCTTGCTCCCGCCTCTTTCCCTACATCAGTCGGGGCTATCTGGCCTGCTGGACCAGCTTCATTTTAGTCCTCCTGGCACTCATTCTTGGGGCTTACGTCTTGATCCTGTGGAAGGCTCATCGCCACGAGGCTTCCATGTGCGTCCTACAGGGATCAACAGGGGCAGGACACGCCCGAATGAGGATGGACATCCGGCTAGCGCGCACCTTCGGCCTGATCCTGCTCACCTTGGTGGGCTGCTGGCTTCCGGCATTGTCCTTCATGTTGGCTGACGTGGCTGTGGTGCTTAGCCTCGCCCAGCAGCGGGCCTTTGCCTTCTGCAGCACTCTCTGCCTCCTCAACTCGGCCGTCAACCCCTTGCTGTACGCCATGCGCTGCCGAGAGCTCAGACTCGCCCTGCTGCACCAGCTCAAGGTCCTCAGTCAGGCCGCCAGGTGTAAAAAGACCACCACGGGGGATTCGGACGCACGACCACCATCAAGAGAGAAATGTACCATGGTGGAGATGCCCAAAAGCTCCCAGTTTTGCTCAGTTTTAGAACAATGA